The following are from one region of the Acanthopagrus latus isolate v.2019 chromosome 2, fAcaLat1.1, whole genome shotgun sequence genome:
- the LOC119033662 gene encoding olfactory receptor 10A6-like yields the protein MIVNSTLSYFILSAYIHVGTVRYLYFTLTALLYIVIVFVNLLLIVVICMNRSLHEPMYMFLCSLFVNELYGSSGLFPFLLTQILSDIHTVPASLCYLQVFCVYTYGNVEFTNLAVMSYDRYLAICCPLQYHTRMTLNKVVIFIASIWLYSFVKFLITLSLNIRLPLCGNIINSLYCHNYLIVKLACSDIEVNNIYGIFGVILTILVPLLPILFSYMKIFHVCFSGSKQTRQKAVSTCTPHLASLLNFSFGCCFEILQSRFDASAVPSELRIILSLYFLIIQPLLNPVMYGLQMSTIRKACIQLFCSKMVTDCRDNL from the coding sequence ATGATAGTAAATTCAACTTTATCTTACTTCATTCTCAGTGCATACATACATGTAGGAACTGTGAGATacttatattttacattaacagCTTTACTTTacattgttattgtgtttgtcaACCTTCTGCTCATCGTGGTTATCTGTATGAACAGGAGCTTACATGAACCTATGTACATGTTCCTGTGcagtctgtttgtaaatgaactgTATGGTAGTTCAGGGTTGTTTCCGTTCCTTCTGACTCAGATTCtctctgacattcacactgttcctgcttctctttgttacctgcaggttttctgtgtgtatacatatggTAATGTAGAATTTACAAATTTAGCCGTCATGTCTTACGACAGATATCTTGCTATCTGTTGTCCTCTACAGTATCACACACGTATGACGTTGAACAAGGTGGTAATATTTATTGCTTCAATATGGTTGTACTCTTTTGTGAAATTCTTGATTACTTTATCCTTAAACATCCGTTTACCTCTCTGTGGAAACATTATAAACAGTTTGTACTGTCACAACTATCTTATTGTAAAGTTGGCATGTTCTGACATCGAAGTCAATAACATTTATGGAATTTTTGGTGTTATTCTCACCATCTTAGTCCCTCTGCTTCCAATTCTTTTTTCTTACATGAAaatttttcatgtttgcttttctgGTTCCAAACAGACGAGACAAAAAGCTGTCAGTACCTGCACACCTCACCTCGCTTCCCTCTTAAACTTTTCTTTTGGTTGCTGCTTTGAAATACTGCAGAGTAGATTTGATGCGAGTGCTGTTCCCAGTGAGCTGCGAATCATTCTGTCTCTGTACTTTCTCATCATACAGCCACTTTTGAATCCTGTCATGTATGGATTGCAAATGTCAACAATAAGGAAAGCATGTATCCAGCTGTTCTGTTCTAAAATGGTGACTGACTGCAGAGATAATTTAtga
- the LOC119007612 gene encoding olfactory receptor 11A1-like — protein MVNSTQVSFFTLSAYFDTGLFKYLYFMIILSLYILIICSNLLLIVVICMNRSLHEPMYMFLCSLFVNELYGSSGLFPFLLTQILSDIHTVSALFCFLQIFCVYTYGNIEYLTLTVMSYDRYLAICYPLQYNTRMSCNKVAILIALTWLLIFLLHFFTMPLIIPSQLCGDIIKKVYCDYHSVVKLACYDTTVSNIYGLTASAISVFGPLSLILYTYMRILKVCFSGSKQTRQKAVSTCTPHLASLLNFSFGACFEILQSRFNMNSVPNMLRIFLSLYFLTCPPLFNPVMYGLKLSKIFVICKSLITNVGC, from the coding sequence ATGGTGAACTCAACAcaggtttcatttttcacacttaGTGCCTACTTTGACACCGGGCTGTTTAAATACTTATATTTCATGATTATTTTGTCTCtatatattttaatcatttgttcCAACCTTCTGCTCATCGTGGTTATCTGTATGAACAGGAGCTTACATGAACCTATGTACATGTTCCTGTGcagtctgtttgtaaatgaactgTATGGTAGTTCAGGGTTGTTTCCGTTCCTTCTGACTCAGATTCTTtctgacattcacactgtttctgctttattttgcttCCTGCAGATTTTCTGTGTGTACACTTATGGCAACATAGAGTATTTGACTTTAACCGTCATGTCTTATGACAGATATCTTGCCATCTGTTATCCTCTACAATATAACACTCGTATGTCATGCAACAAAGTTGCCATCCTTATTGCTTTAACATGGTTGCTCatatttcttttgcatttttttacaATGCCTTTAATTATTCCTTCACAACTGTGTGGGGACATTATTAAAAAAGTCTACTGTGACTATCACTCTGTTGTGAAACTGGCCTGCTATGACACCACAGTCAGTAACATCTATGGACTCACTGCTAGTGCCATCTCTGTCTTTGGTCCTCTAAGTTTAATTCTCTACACGTACATGAGGATCCttaaagtgtgtttctctgGTTCTAAACAGACGAGACAGAAAGCCGTCAGTACCTGCACACCTCACCTCGCTTCTCTGCTCAACTTCTCTTTTGGGgcttgttttgaaatattacagAGCAGGTTTAATATGAACAGTGTTCCTAATATGTTGAgaatatttttatctttatacTTTCTTACATGTCCTCCACTCTTCAACCCTGTAATGTATGGGCTCAAACTGTCTAAAATCTTTGTCATATGTAAAAGTCTCATTACAAATGTAGGCTGTTAG
- the LOC119007598 gene encoding olfactory receptor 10A6-like yields MIVNSTLSYFILSAYIHVGTVRYLYFTLTALLYIVIVFVNLLLIVVICMNRSLHEPMYMFLCSLFVNELYGSSGLFPFLLTQILSDIHTVPASFCFLQVFCLYTYAHVEFCNLAVMSYDRYLAICCPLQYHTRMTLNKVVIFIASIWLYSFVKFLITLSLNIRLPLCGNIINSLYCHNYLIVKLACSDIEVNNIYGIFGVILTILVPLLPILFSYMKIFHVCFSGSKQTRQKAVSTCTPHLASLLNFSFGCCFEILQSRFDASAVPSELRIILSLYFLIIQPLLNPVMYGLQMSTIRKACIQLFCSKMVTDCRDNL; encoded by the coding sequence ATGATAGTAAATTCAACTTTATCTTACTTCATTCTCAGTGCATACATACATGTAGGAACTGTGAGATacttatattttacattaacagCTTTACTTTacattgttattgtgtttgtcaACCTTCTGCTCATCGTGGTTATCTGTATGAACAGGAGCTTACATGAACCTATGTACATGTTCCTGTGcagtctgtttgtaaatgaactgTATGGTAGTTCAGGGTTGTTTCCGTTCCTTCTGACTCAGATTCtctctgacattcacactgttcctgcttcattttgtttcctgcaggttttctgtttgtatacatATGCACATGTAGAGTTTTGCAATTTAGCCGTCATGTCTTACGACAGATATCTTGCTATCTGTTGTCCTCTACAGTATCACACACGTATGACGTTGAACAAGGTGGTAATATTTATTGCTTCAATATGGTTGTACTCTTTTGTGAAATTCTTGATTACTTTATCCTTAAACATCCGTTTACCTCTCTGTGGAAACATTATAAACAGTTTGTACTGTCACAACTATCTTATTGTAAAGTTGGCATGTTCTGACATCGAAGTCAATAACATTTATGGAATTTTTGGTGTTATTCTCACCATCTTAGTCCCTCTGCTTCCAATTCTTTTTTCTTACATGAAaatttttcatgtttgcttttctgGTTCCAAACAGACGAGACAAAAAGCTGTCAGTACCTGCACACCTCACCTCGCTTCCCTCTTAAACTTTTCTTTTGGTTGCTGCTTTGAAATACTGCAGAGTAGATTTGATGCGAGTGCTGTTCCCAGTGAGCTGCGAATCATTCTGTCTCTGTACTTTCTCATCATACAGCCACTTTTGAATCCTGTCATGTATGGGTTGCAAATGTCAACAATAAGGAAAGCATGTATCCAGCTGTTCTGTTCTAAAATGGTGACTGACTGCAGAGATAATTTATAG